Proteins co-encoded in one Leptodactylus fuscus isolate aLepFus1 chromosome 4, aLepFus1.hap2, whole genome shotgun sequence genomic window:
- the FOXF2 gene encoding forkhead box protein F2, translating to MTTENHSQHLDPSAPLTSSPTTGALISQQSAAMDTSSSSSSSSSKNKKPSSGLRRPEKPPYSYIALIVMAIQSSPSKRLTLSEIYQFLQARFPFFRGSYQGWKNSVRHNLSLNECFIKLPKGLGRPGKGHYWTIDPASEFMFEEGSFRRRPRGFRRKCQALKPMYRMMNGIGFSTSILPQGFDFQPPPASLACHSNGYNLDMMTNSMTGGYDGLSGGHHVPHMSPNPGSTYMASCPVSSSGDYGPDSSSSPVPSSPAMASAMECHSPYTTPTAHWTSSGASPYLKQQAMPPSNAASAGIHSGMSSYTLEQTYLHQNTREDLSVGLPRYQHHSSPVCDRKDFVLNFNGISSFHPSASSSYYHHHHHQSVCQDIKPCVM from the exons ATGACCACGGAGAACCACAGCCAGCACTTAGATCCTTCAGCTCCCCTGACATCCAGCCCCACCACAGGGGCTCTGATCAGCCAGCAGTCCGCAGCCatggacacctcctcctcctcctcttcatcctcaTCCAAGAACAAGAAGCCAAGCTCGGGGCTGAGGCGTCCAGAGAAGCCTCCTTACTCTTATATCGCCCTCATTGTCATGGCCATCCAGAGTTCTCCCAGCAAAAGACTTACGCTCAGCGAGATCTACCAATTCCTCCAGGCCAGGTTCCCCTTCTTCAGAGGCTCCTACCAGGGATGGAAGAACTCTGTGCGCCACAACCTGTCCCTCAATGAGTGCTTCATCAAACTGCCCAAAGGGCTGGGCAGGCCGGGCAAAGGCCACTACTGGACCATTGACCCTGCCAGCGAGTTCATGTTTGAAGAAGGATCTTTTAGAAGAAGACCTAGAGGCTTCCGAAGAAAATGTCAGGCTCTGAAGCCTATGTATAGGATGATGAATGGCATAGGCTTTAGTACTTCTATTCTACCCCAAGGATTTGATTTTCAGCCCCCACCTGCTTCCTTAGCATGTCATAGTAATGGCTATAACCTAGATATGATGACAAACTCTATGACAGGAGGATACGATGGCTTGAGTGGAGGTCACCATGTCCCACACATGTCCCCTAATCCCGGGTCTACTTATATGGCCAGCTGCCCTGTCTCCTCCAGTGGGGACTATGGACCTGACAGCAGCAGCAGCCCTGTGCCCTCTTCCCCGGCTATGGCCAGTGCTATGGAATGCCATTCTCCTTACACCACTCCTACAGCCCACTGGACATCCTCAGGGGCCTCGCCCTACTTGAAGCAGCAGGCTATGCCACCTAGTAATGCAGCATCTGCAGGGATCCACTCAGGCATGTCTTCCTACACCTTGGAACAAACATACCTCCACCAGAACACCCGGGAGGATCTCTCAG TGGGATTGCCCCGTTACCAGCACCATTCCTCCCCAGTGTGCGACAGAAAGGATTTTGTCCTCAATTTTAATGGGATTTCTTCTTTCCACCCGTCTGCCAGTAGTTCCTATTaccatcaccatcaccatcagaGTGTCTGCCAAGATATAAAGCCCTGTGTCATGTAA